CCCACCGTTGCTGTACCTGACGAAGGCCCTGTATAGGAACGGAATCAGCCCTTCCATTACGATCGATGGAGAGAACAGAACGAGAGCTTGGTAGGATAGGAGGGGGACGGTGGTTGGTGGTGAGAGGATGGCAGAAGAAGAGGTGGGTTAAGTGTTAAATGGAGGCAGCAGCTGCTTCAAGTAAGGTGAAGCGATCGGCCATCAGGTGCAACCTGGACCCCAAAGTTAACTTGGCAAGCAGAGGAGGGGAGTAGGGCAGCGTCAGCTGCTGTAGCCTTCTGACCGCTGTTGTCTCACCAACTCCGTTATGACTTTAAATGCATTAGTAGTCTGGTAATCTTATTGAAGCTCTTTTATCTGTAAAGCAGCCGACTGCAGTTGCAGGGGTCAGACCTCTGTCACGAGCTTCCGTGACCCAGTGGCAGGGCAGGAACAAGTTCATTGTAAGTCATTCGCTGATGCAATAGCTACATGCATAACAAGATAATAACTAGATACTAATGCTGATCTGGTAACACCAAATCCAAAGGCAGGTAGAGCCTTTGGATTTGGTTTCCTCGTGGACCAGCTGGTTTCCATGTTACTGATATTTGAGCTCTTGGCCTGGTTTCCATCACCATGGAACATGTAAAGACGTAAGCTTCCAGAGTAAACGAGTGCTTTCTTTACGTCCACTCTCTCATTCTAGTGTCGAACACGTCAAATGTTGTCTTTACTCGATTAACTTAGAGATAACACAAGGCAAGTAATTGCGAAAGCCAAGTTGTTTAGTGTTCTACCTAGCAAAGAAACTAATATCCACTCCGATATGAACAAGATTAGAAGTTACCACAATCACGGACAATCATCCGATTCCAGACGTCAGGTGGAACACGATCTAGAGCTGATTGAAAGAACCTGCAAGCATTGGAGGACCTGGGAAAGGGAAACACATACCGTGGGTGGAAGATCCTAGAGCTGGAGAATGGCCATGATTCACTGTGAAAACATAAGAAAAGAAACATCAGATTTAGAAAAAATACATTGGTGTAGCGATGCATTTATTATGGAATGAAAAGGAAAATTGGAAAAAGAGAATAATTCCACCAGAATCATACCACAATTTTTTTTGGGTTGTACACAGCAGACATAAGTCAACTATAACACTCCATCAATTTGATTTTAATAAGAAGGAAGATCTACAACTGGAGGAAGTAGTGTCAATTAACATTATATTAAGGTGTGCCAGCAACAATCGGTGGCAAATAGTGGCTACAAAATAATATATCTCTGCAAATGAGAGATCCCAGACTTGGATGATTTCTACGAGTTGACATGAAAATTTTGGCAGCGTGGTTTGTAAGAACTTTTGCTTGAAGCTTGCTCATATTTCTTTACAACAGTTTCATTCTCTTCTAAGCCGTTCTGAAGAAAATATCGTCTCCACCAGGATGAACTCCTTAATTTGGCCTGCACATAAAGTGAAATGTCAAATGGTAATCATCTTGAAAATGCAATAGATACAATCACAGTGACCAGTTCTGTAGCTACTTAAAACAATTCGGTGTAACATTAGAATGATTAGAAACACATTTCTTACATGAGAGATATTAAACAAAGCACAAACTGAGAGTTTCAGATCAGAAACACATTTTTCTGTGGCATCTGCTTTATACATAACGATGCTTCTTCACACAAACAAGCTATTTTGTCATGATTAAATGTCCTGAAAATCCAAGTAAAAGTTTCTACCTTTTCTCATTCCAGTGCCAGACATGCGGTAGAATAGTTCACATGCAATTACACCTCCATTAGATTTCTATCATTTCTCAGCCAGTTCCAAGATCTCGTCTTAAACTCTAGTGGAGATACGCAATTTCCCGACTGAGTCCTAAAATTTCAtgacaaagaacaagaagaagagtaTCGATGGCACTGAGAACATtacaagtaatgatttgaaaagcAAAGTCAGCTTCTCTTCGAGTTCAGAAAAAAAAACTGATGGTTACCACCCTATGAATTTGGTAAGAGGCAAACTGAGAAGAATATGTTTCTGAAGCTAAGTATTGAACTGCAAAACCCAATTGAAGAGGCCAGAGAGAGCCTACAGAATTTAGTATAGTAATGTTGGTTGTGATTGGCTTTCCTGAGAGTAATTAAAATGCATGCACATAGAGAAGAGCGAAAAGAGACTTTTGTCATGGTTGCTAAACAAGATGAATTCCTCTATAAATATTCAAAGAAGGTACAAGCCAACAAGTTTTATGTTACAACAAGTTGACAATCAACAACCTCTTCTATCAATGATATAGAGAATTTTGTATACATAGAACAAAAGAATAACTCTGGTCAAACAACAGGTAAGCATGTGCATCCCTTTTAAATCAACTTTACTCTTCATTGATTCCAACTAAAGACTGGAGACTGATGCATCCACTAAGGAAAAAACCTGAATCTAGCATTGATAAAGAAAGCTAAAAAGGAAaaatgaaaagaagaggaagagaaattaTATGCATGAAATAGAGACATTATCATGACAACTACTACTATCCCCAGAAAAACCGTATATCAAATGACATCCTACAAAGCGGGGAATGCCAACAGCACTGTAGATTAATGCAGAACATACCGGCCTTCCAAATTTTGCCAGCTCCGAAACCTTCGCTCTCTGGTGACCTGGATAACCTACAAAAATCATGAGCTGGAATGAGAATAATGAAGACTTCTTTTAAATACTGAAGGATCATATTCACATCACAGAGGTCTGGGTGTCGTTTGACTTTAATACAAACCAttttaaactatataattaacatAGAAAATGCCAACACTCTTGTAATTTATGAACCTTAAAAGAGCAACTTATCTTCAGCTTTTATGTGTTTAGGTGTTGGATATTTCAAACTAAAAAGTGTGAATCCATGCTGTTGAACGCTCATGTAGATTTAAATATCTTCATACAAATTGCATGAAAGGATGTAGGCAAGAAACAAGCACAAAGACGTCTAGACATTTGACAGCAGAAACCATATAATTTGTTATTGTTTGTGTACAACTATGAAAAAATATGCCCTGAATTATTTTCTAAATCTATATGTGGCTGAACTCCTATTGGATGGAACCTTACCAGTAATATACTAGGATATAGTTTCTGAGATGCCACAGCAAAGAATAGCAAACAGACAATTTTTTCAAGATATTGATCCATAAATGACCACATAGCTTAATTAAAAAGTAATCAAAAGAAAAGAATTAAAAACAATGAAGTCtaacaaaagaaaattaaaagttTGGATCTTCACATCTATGTGTGCCTGAAACAACAGATCTACCTTAACCTTCACTGACTACATGACCAAGCTCGTAAAAACATTCTTCTTAATACTAATTGTCACAAGTATATACACCCTGTTCTGTGCCAAAAAAAAGATGAATGGTAAGAGATGCACTGAAGGTACCCTTGATACATCATAAAAACTGTAAAAACTACACTGCAGTGAGTATAGGCAATAAAgaagtattaaaaaaaatttaccagCAAATATAACAAGACCATCCGTTGATACCCTTGAAAGGTCTGGGAGGGTCTTGTTCAGGTACTTTGGAGATAAGTAATCCAATGAAtctgagacaacaacaagggaaaATGAATTTGGCCTGTATGGTAGAGGAAACTTGATATCAGATACGCGCACAAAGCCTTTGCGTACAAGGCTCTTGCAACTATTATCGGCATCTTCCAGATCATATGGTTCAACACCCCAGGCTTCAGTATCTTCTTCTTTCAACAATTTAGAAACAACCGCACAGGAGTCAGGACCTACATACAACACCTTCCGCATACCATCATTGTAAGCTTTCTTTAGAATAGGTATAGCTTGTAGAACATCTGATGTGCAGGAAACACCTGTTAATATGAGAAATACAAATGAAAATTTAGAATAATTTTGACAAAGTGATGAAAGCTGTAGCATCAAATATCCACATGCAATGATAACATGAGCAATGAGTACTAGTGAAAAATACAATTAACATTTAATATAGCCTAGGTGCTTTGCCAAGAATGCTCCACAAAGAACTTAAAGCAGAGGAGTTGAAATATGATAACTAGAGGATGCCATTATTTTGTTTAAAGAATGTTAGTTCATCAACACTTGAAGCCTAGCTCTTAGTTCATCAAGGATATTTACAGAAAGTGTTTCATGCATGATAACTTAAAGGTTCCGTTCGTTGGCTCCATTGGCTTATTTCAGATGCTCTACAAATCGAAAACACCACCTGGATTGGAAAAAGGGTCATATGTAGGCAAATAATAGAAAGTTTCCACTTGGTTACACAAACTAGTGTTGTAGGTTTTTTTACAATTTAAATTTGCTTTAGCAACACATCTTAATTCAACTACAGAGAGTTGACATCAAACTTTTAATTGACTTCAACAGTCTTCCAAGAAGCCTTCTCAGATTCCTGAGTGGTGCAATATAGCTAATCTTGTATCATACAAGGTTTGAATGAAAGATCCGTATTGGTCCAATGATTTACGCTACACATCTTCAAAAATTCAATTGCAGCAGAAATGTCTTCTTGTATCTCAGCATATTATTTTTGTGACCTACAATCTTCTTGCATGCAAGACTGATTTTGTGAAATTGAGTAGGAGCAAGAGGTAAAAAAGTTTGTTAAAAGGTGAAACATGAGGCAAAATGAAAAGTAAAAGAAACTGAGCACATATATAGAACGCTTCTCAAACTCaacaaattatatatacatatgggtAAAAACTAAGCTAAGGCCAGCCATAGGgaaacatccatagagataatcGTGTGATCAGACGAAAcaataatttattttaagaaaGTCTACTGGGTCAACTGGAAAATAGAAAAGGTACCTTGAACAATATTTATAGCTTCCTTGTTACCAGCAAATCCACCTGGTCATCGTAGGGAGAAAAGTAGCTTATTCAAGCATGATAGTTTAGGCAAGCAAATAATATAAATGAGAGGAGTACGAGATGTCCATATCAACAGACCGTAAGTTCTCCCCAAAATTGAATCAAGTGCCGGATTCTATCTCAATTATAATATATGAGAGTCGCACGTACCTGAACCTCCAAGTGAATAACCAATGAGGAAAAAAGCACCCTAAAATTTCAGAAAGGTCGACCCATCACATTCTAATATTTACGTTCCCCCATCCGTGGATGGCGCACCTCTATCTACTAAGAAAGCGATTGTACTCCAGAAATGGGAATAAAGTACGTACCAAGACAACCAATCCAACAGCTAATAGAGGCGAATTACGCGACTTTTGATTGAGTGAGCTGACCAGCGGAATGCTTCCGCTATCTGACACGCGTCGAGATGGATTAATTGCTCGCCTTGACGCCATACTTCAGTTCTTCGAATCCCAAAGGACTGCGAGCCCTAATGCTGATCAAAGTaagaaggcaaagaaatcatCACATCAACCTCACTAAATTCCATAACGAAAAACCTTTGAAGCTCAGAGAGTTTCAGATCAAACAAGCCCACGTTGATAGGCACAAACTCCGTAAATAGATAAAGAACGAACGAAGGAATGCAGGGCAAATGCATCTCGAAAAAGATCCATGAACTTGAGCCGAGACGCGAGAATCTGCTACGGATCGAATGCGCCAAGCGAGCGATCGGAATCGACAATGTGAAGCATCGTTCCACGAAACAATCAAGATCCAAGAGCAATGGCCAACCAAGTAATTACAGAGGATCGCAAGAAGAGAGAGCGGACCTGTAAACGGGGAACCGGAAGCCTTCCTCGCCAGATCTGAAGCTTCCCTCCTCGATTACTGTTCGTAGCTTTTCCTTTCGCAACGAGAGAGAAGTGGGGGCGGTACATTAATGGAAGGATTGCCGGCTCACAGTCTCATCCTAACCATCGACTCCGTCAATCCCAACCACAGTGCAAACGGATCGGGTATGGGTCATAGTTGATCCAATCCACAGCGCAAACGGATCGGGTACGGTCTTTGATCAACTCGTCTGAGTCGCGACTTCTCCAACGACCCAATGTGCAGTGGCGTGACCGACGTCGTGAGATGTCGCGAGGAGACCCGATTCCCGTTGCACGAGTCGAATATATCGTGTGAGCATCATTGCATGGCATTAGAGGAATACGATTCACGCGTTGAGTGGGTTAAGATTCCCTTATTACGCTCCTCATAGCCTGACGCACTATTCTTGGACATTCCCAATTAAAAGCGATAGGCAGATGCGTGTAC
The window above is part of the Musa acuminata AAA Group cultivar baxijiao chromosome BXJ2-6, Cavendish_Baxijiao_AAA, whole genome shotgun sequence genome. Proteins encoded here:
- the LOC135614890 gene encoding probable pectin methylesterase CGR2 isoform X1, encoding MASRRAINPSRRVSDSGSIPLVSSLNQKSRNSPLLAVGLVVLGAFFLIGYSLGGSGGFAGNKEAINIVQGVSCTSDVLQAIPILKKAYNDGMRKVLYVGPDSCAVVSKLLKEEDTEAWGVEPYDLEDADNSCKSLVRKGFVRVSDIKFPLPYRPNSFSLVVVSDSLDYLSPKYLNKTLPDLSRVSTDGLVIFAGYPGHQRAKVSELAKFGRPAKLRSSSWWRRYFLQNGLEENETVVKKYEQASSKSSYKPRCQNFHVNS
- the LOC135614890 gene encoding probable pectin methylesterase CGR2 isoform X2; this encodes MASRRAINPSRRVSDSGSIPLVSSLNQKSRNSPLLAVGLVVLGAFFLIGYSLGGSGGFAGNKEAINIVQGVSCTSDVLQAIPILKKAYNDGMRKVLYVGPDSCAVVSKLLKEEDTEAWGVEPYDLEDADNSCKSLVRKGFVRVSDIKFPLPYRPNSFSLVVVSDSLDYLSPKYLNKTLPDLSRVSTDGLVIFAAHDFCRLSRSPESEGFGAGKIWKAGQIKEFILVETIFSSERLRRE